The Pseudomonas mohnii region GTCTTTCACGAAAAAGCCCACCTGATCGGCAAAGTACGGATGTCGCTGTGGTCGCTGCCTTTATATGTAGTGCTGAGCGAAACCGTGCATTACCTGATCGCCACCGGTTTCTTCATGATTTTCTTGATCGCCATCGGCTTTAACTTCACCTGGAGTTTACTGTGGTGGATCCCGATTTTCCTGTGCCAGCAATTGCTGGCCTACGCGTTGGGCATCACCTGCGCGATCCTCTCGGTGTTCATGCGTGACATCAAGGAAGTGGTCGGTGTGGTCGTCCAGTTCTGGTTCTGGCTGACGCCGATTGTGTATGTCGCCAATATCCTGCCTGGTTTCATCCAGCATCTGGTGGCGCTTAACCCGTTCTACCACCTGGTGCTCGCGTACCGGGCAGCACTCATCACCGGGCAAATGCCCAACCTGTTTGCAATCGGTGTGTTGACGCTCTTCTCGTTGGGGTTGTTGACCGTTTCGATCTGGGTCGGTCGGCGCCTAGAGCGCGATATACGCGACTTCCTGTAACGGGAAGTTCTTCGATAACTGCAGCGGGCGCCTTGCTCGCTGTGCCTGCCAGTACCTCACCAAGTAGTCCTAATGATCTTCAGTTCGTATGCATTCCTGCTGCTGTTTTTTCCGGCGGTTTACGGTCTGTTTCTGCTGTTGCGGCGTTTTCGTCTCGAGCAGCCGGCATTGGCAATGTTGGTCATTTCCTCGTTGGTGTTTTATGGCATGTGGAGCTGGCGCTACCTGGGGCTGTTACTGGGGCTGATTGTCGTCAATTACCTGCTGGGACTGCAGCAGGTGAAAACCCGCCGCAAGCTTTGGTTGGTCGTGGCGGTGGTGTTCAACCTGTCGGTGCTTGCGTACTTCAAGTACGCGGGGTTCTTTTTCTCTTTTTTGCCGTCCTCCGCCAGCTGGCACATCATTTTGCCGCTCGGCATTTCCTTTTTTACGTTCCAGAAAATTGCCTGGCATATGGACCTGTACCGCCGCCGTCTGCCGGACACGGGCACGATGCTCGAGTACAGCTTCTTCGTGTGTTTTTTCCCGCAACTGATCGCCGGCCCCATTGTTCATGCCCGTACCCTTTTTCCGCAGATAGCCGCAGGCTGGTTCAATCGACCACTGACCTGGCAGCTGGGTATTTCGCTGCTCACCGTGGGTCTGATGAAGAAGGTGTTGCTGGCTGATCCGCTGGCACCAGGCGTCGCCGCGCTGTTCGATCACGCCCAGGCAGGGGACGCGTTGCCGGGGCCGAGTGTGCTGCTGGCCGGGTTGAGTTATGGCCTTCAACTGTATTTCGATTTCTCCGGCTATGCGGACATGGCCATTGGCTTGGGCCTGATGTTCGGCATCAAGCTGCCGGCGAACTTCCGCTCTCCTTATAAGAGCGCTTCGATCATCGAGTTCTGGCGCCGCTGGCACATCACGTTGTCGCATTTCCTGCGTGACTATCTGTACATCACGCTGGGCGGCAATCGGCGTGGGCGCCTGATGGCCAACAGCAACTTGATGATCACCATGCTGTTAGGCGGACTTTGGCATGGCGCGGGGTGGCAGTTTATTTTGTGGGGCGGCCTGCATGGCCTGTTGTTGGTCATCAACCACTATTGGCGGCACCTGAGCCGCTGGCGGCTGCCGCGGGTTGTCGCAGTGCCGTTGACCTTGTTGGTGGTGATGTTGGCCTGGATTCCGTTCCGTGCCGACTCGCTGACCACCAGCCTGCACATCTTCAAAGGGCTGGCCGACTGGCGCTGGACCTGGACTTTCGAGCCCTTGGTACTGCTTCGGGAAGTGGCCAGCATGCACATCGACAAGAGCTTGCCCTGGGTCTGTGTGGCGCTGCTGGCGATGGTCCTGACCTTGCCGGGCAGCCGCCGTTTGTGCCTGACGTTGGGTGCATTTGGCCGCGGCCTGCTGGTGACCGTCGGTTTATTCATGGTGCTCAAGGCGCTGGCCGGTGCACCGGATCGCGCCTTCCTGTATTTCAACTTCTGAGGTGGCCATGAAATCGGAGACGTCATCTCGTGGTTTTCTACGGGGCGCCTTGCTTGGCTTGGCGCTGGTGGGCGGGCTGTGGCTGTTGATGTTGGCCGGACAGCTCGGGCGCCCTGTACCCAGCACGCATTGGGTCGAAAAGGCCTACGAGTACAAATTGGCCCAGGCGAACACGATCCAACAACCCAAGGTGCTGGTGGTCGCAGGCTCCGCGGCGATGTTCGGCGTGGACTCCAAGGCCGTGGCCGAGGCCCTGGGCCGTCCGGTGGTCAACTTGGGCGTCAATGCCGGGATCCTGCCGCCCTACATCCAGAGCTACGCCCGACAGGCCATCAAGCCCGGCGACTGGGTTGTACTGCCGGTGGAATACCCGATGTTCCATGGTCGCTATTCGATCAACATGTCCTTCATCGATTACTGGTGGGGGCACCCGGGATTTCGGCGCCTGGATGTGAACCTGGTGCAGCTGGCCCAGGTGTTCTGGCTGACGCCGGTTTTACGCGCCGTCGATGGCTACCGGGGCTTGCCATCGGGTTTCAAGGTGAGCGGGTTGTACGGCCCCCAGAACCTCGACCAACACGGCGATCAGATCAACACCCAATCCAGTCAGCAGGAAGTCTGGATGCATGAATTGGTTGAGCGTTCAGGGGTTGAGCGTTATGGCGCGCAGGCCCACGCCTGGAACGCCAACTGGGCCAG contains the following coding sequences:
- a CDS encoding ABC transporter permease, with amino-acid sequence MNWNLILNFTRQDLIDRHSASMLGAAWTFILPLINILIFTLVFSSIMGMRLGGLGQDLGPWGYSVYLVSGLLAWNCFSATLTRITQVFHEKAHLIGKVRMSLWSLPLYVVLSETVHYLIATGFFMIFLIAIGFNFTWSLLWWIPIFLCQQLLAYALGITCAILSVFMRDIKEVVGVVVQFWFWLTPIVYVANILPGFIQHLVALNPFYHLVLAYRAALITGQMPNLFAIGVLTLFSLGLLTVSIWVGRRLERDIRDFL
- a CDS encoding MBOAT family O-acyltransferase, producing the protein MIFSSYAFLLLFFPAVYGLFLLLRRFRLEQPALAMLVISSLVFYGMWSWRYLGLLLGLIVVNYLLGLQQVKTRRKLWLVVAVVFNLSVLAYFKYAGFFFSFLPSSASWHIILPLGISFFTFQKIAWHMDLYRRRLPDTGTMLEYSFFVCFFPQLIAGPIVHARTLFPQIAAGWFNRPLTWQLGISLLTVGLMKKVLLADPLAPGVAALFDHAQAGDALPGPSVLLAGLSYGLQLYFDFSGYADMAIGLGLMFGIKLPANFRSPYKSASIIEFWRRWHITLSHFLRDYLYITLGGNRRGRLMANSNLMITMLLGGLWHGAGWQFILWGGLHGLLLVINHYWRHLSRWRLPRVVAVPLTLLVVMLAWIPFRADSLTTSLHIFKGLADWRWTWTFEPLVLLREVASMHIDKSLPWVCVALLAMVLTLPGSRRLCLTLGAFGRGLLVTVGLFMVLKALAGAPDRAFLYFNF